The following proteins are co-located in the Vidua macroura isolate BioBank_ID:100142 chromosome 1, ASM2450914v1, whole genome shotgun sequence genome:
- the LOC128818659 gene encoding solute carrier family 22 member 13-like, with product MSGVGEILKVVGDFGRFQKCLVLLSVIPCLSVAFHQFCQLFMVPYVPHHCDTSWIRAVGPNLTEEEQLNLTLPRGADGQFEQCSMFSPVDWDLDAILAYGLNDTEKCSSGWVYPSDQPPSLLTEFDLVCDRKDLNDIAQAIYMAGLLLGSMIFGPLSDRIGRRPVILISIFLQGLFGLGIAFVPHFYVYMAFRCVVGASVSGITMTILALATEWIGVSSRPKAVLTSHCCFAMGQMILAGLSYGIRNWRLLEIAGSVPIFAFFLCIGVLPESARWLVTKGRIEEAKKVLQKAAATNKRSLPPELLEQLKPEKEAKSGSFLDLFRKKHLRNVTLIMLCAWFVNSFVYYGLSLNVTNFGLDIYLTQLAFGAVEIPARVGCIFILQRFGRRKTQAVLLVLSGLVCLIITSIPEDQPVATTVLATIGKFAASASFSTSYVYAAELFPTVVRQTGVGLCSMSARVAGILAPLVRLLGQYHRAIPMAVFGSGPVLGGLLCVLLPETCGTDLADGTGDGHPPAEVCENATSGSQNGQVKGKGGGEDNESTKTTYF from the exons ATGTCAGGTGTCGGGGAAATTTTGAAAGTAGTTGGTGATTTTGGGCGATTCCAGAAAtgcctggtgctgctctccGTGATCCCTTGCCTCAGTGTGGCTTTCCACCAGTTCTGCCAGCTTTTCATGGTCCCGTACGTACCTCACCACTGTGACACCAGCTGGATCCGCGCCGTCGGCCCCAACCTGACGGAGGAAGAGCAGCTGAACCTCACCCTGCCCCGCGGCGCCGACGGGCAGTTTGAGCAGTGCTCCATGTTCTCCCCGGTGGACTGGGACCTTGATGCCATCCTGGCCTACGGACTGAACGACACGGAGAAGTGCAGCAGTGGCTGGGTGTACCCCTCAGACCAGCCACCGTCCCTGCTGACCGAG TTTGACCTGGTGTGTGACAGGAAGGACCTCAATGACATTGCCCAGGCCATCTACATGGCAGGACTGCTCCTGGGATCCATGATCTTTGGGCCTCTGAGTGACAG GATCGGCCGCCGCCCAGTCATTCTGATCTCCATCTTCCTCCAGGGCTTGTTTGGGCTGGGAATTGCCTTTGTGCCTCATTTCTATGTGTACATGGCCTTCAGGTGTGTTGTGGGGGCCTCCGTGTCAGGGATCACCATGACAATACTGGCCTTAG CTACAGAATGGATCGGTGTCTCCTCCCGGCCAAAGGCAGTGCTCACTTCTCACTGCTGTTTTGCCATGGGGCAGATGATTTTGGCTGGTTTGAGTTACGGGATTCGCAACTGGAGGCTGCTGGAAATTGCAGGATCTGTTCCtatatttgcctttttcctcTGCATTGG GGTGCTCCCAGAGTCAGCTCGCTGGCTGGTGACCAAGGGCAGAATCGAGGAAGCCAAGAAGGTCCTGCAGAAGGCGGCAGCCACCAACAAGCGCAGCCTCcctccagagctcctggagcag TTGAAGCCTGAGAAAGAGGCCAAGTCTGGAAGTTTCCTGGATCTCTTTAGGAAGAAGCACCTGCGGAATGTGACTTTAATCATGTTGTGTGCCTG GTTTGTGAACAGCTTTGTCTACTACGGGCTGAGTCTGAACGTGACAAATTTTGGCCTGGACATCTACCTGACTCAGCTGGCCTTTGGAGCAGTGGAAATCCCAGCCCGTGTTGGTTGTATCTTCATTCTGCAGAGGTTCGGGAGGAGGAAAACGCAGGCCGTTCTCCTGGTGCTGAGTGGCCTGGTGTGTCTGATCATCACCAGCATCCCTGAAG ACCAGCCCGTGGCAACCACCGTCCTGGCCACCATTGGCAAGTTTGCTGCCTCAGCCTCCTTCTCCACCTCCTACGTCTATGCCGCCGAGCTCTTCCCCACGGTTGTCAG GCAGACGGGCGTGGGGCTGTGCTCCATGTCGGCGCGGGTGGCCGGGATCCTGGCCCCGCTGGTCCGTCTCCTGGGGCAGTACCACCGGGCCATCCCCATGGCCGTCTTTGGGAGCGGCCCCGTGCTGGGggggctgctctgtgtgctgctgcccgAGACCTGCGGCACCGACCTGGCCGATGGCACAGGGGACGGCCACCCCCCGGCTGAG GTCTGCGAAAATGCCACCAGCGGCTCTCAGAATGGGcaagtgaaaggaaaaggtgGTGGCGAGGACAATGAGAGCACGAAGACCACATACTTCTAG
- the LOC128810080 gene encoding solute carrier family 22 member 13-like, giving the protein MAEFGDLLCALGECGLYQKLLILLLSLPLLLNPFQMVGQVFMVVEVPHHCDTSWIRAVGPNLTEEEQLNLTLPRGADGQFEQCSMFSPVDWDLDAILAYGLNNTEKCSSGWVYPSDQPPSLLTEFDLVCDRAVLNDVSQSIYMAGLLIGAMIFGMLSDRIGRRPVFLISILIQGVFGLGIAFVPHFYVFMAFRCVVGAALSGIMITVVSLATEWVGVSYRTKALLITHTAFAIGQMLVAGLSYGIRNWRLLEIAGSAPMFALFFYIWVLPESARWLVTKGRIEEAKKVLQKAAATNKRSLPPELLEQLKPEKEAKSGSFLDLFRKKHLRNVTLIMSCAWFADSIVYYGLSLSVTDFGLDIYLTQLAFGAVELPARISCIFLLEWFGRKKVQGILLLLAGLICLILTGIPEDQPVVITVLAILGKFTATAAFSTSYVYAAELFPTILRQTGVGLCSTMARVAGILAPLIIPLDQYHRAIPKAIYGSIPVVVALFCILLPETRGIDLADDTGNEQPLDEEQKTEVSL; this is encoded by the exons ATGGCTGAGTTTGGGGATCTTTTATGTGCTCTGGGGGAGTGTGGGCTCTATCAGAAACTGCtgatcctgctcctctccctcccactACTTCTCAATCCTTTCCAAATGGTTGGCCAAGTGTTCATGGTTGTGGAAGTGCCTCACCACTGTGACACCAGCTGGATCCGCGCCGTCGGCCCCAACCTGACGGAGGAAGAGCAGCTGAACCTCACCCTGCCCCGCGGCGCCGACGGGCAGTTTGAGCAGTGCTCCATGTTCTCCCCGGTGGACTGGGACCTCGATGCCATCCTGGCCTATGGACTGAACAACACGGAGAAGTGCAGCAGTGGCTGGGTGTACCCCTCAGACCAGCCACCATCCCTGCTGACCGAG tTTGACCTGGTGTGTGACAGGGCGGTCCTGAATGATGTCTCCCAGTCCATCTACATGGCTGGGCTTCTCATTGGAGCCATGATCTTTGGGATGCTGAGTGACAG GATAGGCAGGCGGCCAGTCTTTCTCATCTCCATCCTCATCCAGGGGGTATTTGGCCTGGGAATTGCCTTTGTGCCCCATTTCTATGTGTTCATGGCCTTCAGGTGTGTCGTGGGAGCTGCGTTGTCAGGAATTATGATTACAGTCGTATCCCTGG ctACAGAATGGGTTGGTGTCTCCTACCGGACAAAGGCACTGTTGATTACTCACACGGCTTTTGCCATCGGGCAGATGTTGGTGGCTGGTTTGAGTTACGGGATTCGCAACTGGAGGCTGCTGGAAATTGCAGGATCTGCTCCTATGTTTGCCCTTTTCTTCTACATCTG GGTGCTCCCAGAGTCAGCTCGCTGGCTGGTGACCAAGGGCAGAATCGAGGAAGCCAAGAAGGTCCTGCAGAAGGCGGCAGCCACCAACAAGCGCAGCCTCcctccagagctcctggagcag TTGAAGCCTGAGAAAGAGGCCAAGTCTGGAAGTTTCCTGGATCTCTTTAGGAAGAAGCACCTGCGGAATGTGACTTTAATCATGTCGTGTGCCTG GTTTGCAGACAGCATTGTCTACTATGGGCTGAGCCTCAGCGTGACAGATTTTGGTCTGGACATCTACCTGACACAGCTGGCCTTTGGGGCAGTGGAACTTCCAGCTCgaatttcctgcattttcctgctggagTGGTTTGGGAGGAAGAAAGTGCAGGGcattctcctgctgctggctggccTGATATGTCTCATCCTCACTGGCATTCCTGAAG aCCAGCCCGTGGTAATCACCGTTCTGGCTATCCTCGGCAAGTTCACAGCCACGGCCGCTTTCTCCACCTCCTACGTCTACGCCGCTGAGCTCTTCCCCACCATCCTCAG GCAGACGGGTGTGGGGCTGTGCTCAACCATGGCGAGGGTGGCCGGGATCCTGGCCCCTCTGATCATTCCCCTGGACCAGTACCACCGGGCCATCCCCAAAGCCATCTATGGGAGCATCCCTGTGGTGGTGGCCCTGTTCTGCATCCTGCTGCCCGAGACCCGCGGCATTGACCTGGCAGATGACACAGGGAACGAACAACCTCTAGATGAG GAGCAGAAAACTGAAGTGTCTCTCTGA